From the Microbacterium thalassium genome, one window contains:
- a CDS encoding ABC transporter substrate-binding protein encodes MITAHRPLAAAALAAAAALALAGCSSSDPLDSGSTDGGETGSTETIVVGSQAYYSNEIIAEIYAQALESAGFEVERQFQIGQRDAYIPALESGEVDLMPEYTGNLLQYFDAETEARTADDVYAALPDALPAGLTVLDQSSATDQDSYTVTADFAAEWDLVEIGDLADVDGTITLGGAPELAERPYGPTGLADVYGVEVEFSATGDTTFEELVAGTVQVANIYTADPRIQTEDLVVLADPEGLFLASNVVPLVNADIAADIADVIDPISAALTPEALVAMNVQSTDDQMSSADIASAWLEENGLL; translated from the coding sequence ATGATCACAGCGCACCGCCCCCTCGCCGCCGCCGCACTCGCGGCCGCGGCAGCCCTGGCCCTCGCGGGCTGCTCCTCCAGCGATCCGCTGGACTCCGGCTCGACCGACGGCGGCGAGACCGGCTCGACCGAGACGATCGTCGTCGGCTCGCAGGCGTACTACTCGAACGAGATCATCGCCGAGATCTACGCCCAGGCGCTCGAGAGCGCCGGCTTCGAGGTCGAGCGCCAGTTCCAGATCGGCCAGCGCGACGCCTACATCCCGGCGCTCGAATCCGGCGAGGTCGACCTGATGCCGGAGTACACGGGCAACCTGCTCCAGTACTTCGACGCCGAGACCGAGGCCCGCACCGCCGACGACGTCTACGCGGCGCTGCCGGACGCGCTGCCCGCGGGTCTGACGGTCCTCGACCAGTCGTCCGCGACCGATCAGGATTCATACACCGTGACGGCGGACTTCGCCGCCGAGTGGGACCTCGTCGAGATCGGCGACCTGGCGGACGTCGACGGCACGATCACCCTCGGCGGCGCCCCCGAGCTCGCCGAGCGCCCGTACGGTCCCACGGGACTGGCGGACGTCTACGGCGTCGAGGTGGAGTTCTCGGCGACCGGTGACACGACGTTCGAGGAGCTCGTGGCCGGCACCGTCCAGGTCGCGAACATCTACACGGCAGATCCCCGCATCCAGACCGAGGACCTCGTGGTGCTCGCAGACCCCGAGGGTCTGTTCCTGGCGTCGAACGTCGTGCCCCTGGTGAACGCCGACATCGCCGCCGACATCGCGGACGTGATCGACCCGATCAGCGCGGCGCTCACGCCCGAGGCGCTCGTCGCGATGAACGTCCAGAGCACGGACGACCAGATGTCGTCCGCCGACATCGCCAGCGCGTGGCTCGAGGAGAACGGGCTGCTCTGA
- a CDS encoding ABC transporter permease: protein MNLFLDALAWIFSPERLEGQYALPILFVQQLWYTFVSVLIAAVVAVPAGWLIGHTGRGREVAVAVSGAARAIPSFGLLVLLVLLFGVLHRPEAAVVTFVLLAIPSILAGAYTGFEAIDRRVIDAARAMGMTEWQILFKVEVPLGLPLLIGGLRSAVLQVVATVTIAAYVNLGGLGFPIIQGIPLGRFDQVLGGAILVAALALVLDALLAWAQRAAVPRALRDTAPPGRRIPSRIPVRTPSTEERIAA from the coding sequence ATGAACCTCTTCCTGGACGCGCTCGCCTGGATCTTCTCTCCCGAGCGCCTCGAAGGGCAGTACGCGCTGCCGATCCTGTTCGTCCAGCAGCTCTGGTACACGTTCGTGTCCGTCCTCATCGCCGCCGTCGTCGCGGTTCCGGCGGGATGGCTCATCGGCCACACCGGCCGCGGCCGTGAGGTGGCCGTCGCCGTCTCGGGCGCCGCCCGCGCCATCCCGTCCTTCGGGCTCCTGGTGCTGCTCGTGCTGCTGTTCGGCGTGCTGCACCGCCCCGAAGCCGCCGTCGTCACCTTCGTGCTCCTGGCGATCCCGTCCATCCTGGCGGGGGCGTACACCGGCTTCGAGGCCATCGACCGGCGGGTGATCGACGCCGCGCGCGCCATGGGCATGACCGAGTGGCAGATCCTGTTCAAGGTCGAGGTGCCGCTGGGGCTGCCGCTGCTGATCGGCGGGCTGCGCTCTGCGGTGCTCCAGGTCGTGGCGACCGTCACGATCGCCGCCTACGTCAACCTCGGGGGGCTCGGCTTCCCGATCATCCAGGGGATCCCGCTCGGCCGCTTCGACCAGGTGCTGGGCGGGGCGATCCTCGTCGCGGCCCTGGCGCTCGTCCTCGACGCGCTGCTCGCGTGGGCGCAGCGCGCCGCCGTCCCGCGGGCGCTGCGCGACACGGCGCCGCCCGGGCGCAGAATCCCCTCCCGCATCCCCGTCCGCACCCCGTCCACAGAAGAGAGAATCGCAGCATGA
- a CDS encoding ABC transporter permease → MSWVLDNLALIGELTVVHLRQSVIAIALGLILSLPLGWVAWRYRLLRGWVITITGLLYTIPSLALLILLPTVFAYSALSETNLIVALTIYAVAIMVRSVTDGLDSVDEDVRRSATAMGFGGGRRFFQVELPLAGPVILAGLRVTAVSTISLATVGILVGVTNLGYLFTNGLQRRIIPEVLAGVIAVMVLALVIDGLLVLAGRAVMPWTRRAATASPRGRTAGRAAGAEAVA, encoded by the coding sequence GTGAGCTGGGTTCTCGACAACCTCGCGCTCATCGGAGAGCTCACCGTGGTCCACCTGCGGCAGAGCGTGATCGCGATCGCCCTGGGGCTGATCCTGTCGCTGCCGCTGGGCTGGGTCGCGTGGCGCTACCGCCTCCTCCGCGGCTGGGTCATCACGATCACGGGGCTGCTGTACACGATCCCGTCGCTGGCGCTGCTGATCCTGCTGCCGACCGTGTTCGCGTACAGTGCGCTGAGCGAGACCAACCTCATCGTCGCGCTGACGATCTACGCCGTGGCGATCATGGTGCGCTCGGTGACCGACGGCCTGGACTCGGTCGACGAGGACGTGCGTCGCTCGGCGACGGCGATGGGCTTCGGCGGCGGGCGCCGGTTCTTCCAGGTCGAGCTGCCGCTGGCGGGCCCGGTGATCCTGGCGGGGCTGCGCGTGACCGCGGTGAGCACCATCTCGCTCGCCACGGTCGGGATCCTCGTCGGCGTGACCAACCTGGGATACCTCTTCACCAACGGACTCCAGCGCCGCATCATCCCCGAAGTGCTGGCGGGGGTCATCGCCGTGATGGTGCTCGCCCTCGTCATCGACGGGCTGCTCGTGCTGGCCGGGCGCGCGGTGATGCCGTGGACGCGGCGAGCCGCGACGGCGAGCCCCCGCGGGCGCACGGCCGGCCGCGCCGCCGGAGCGGAGGCGGTGGCATGA
- a CDS encoding ABC transporter ATP-binding protein: MIEFVDVSKTFPDGTVAVDGFSLVMPPHRTTVLVGSSGSGKTTLLRMINRMVDPTAGRVEIDGEDVAGRDPVQLRRSIGYVMQNSGLLPHFSVVDNIATVPVLSGQTRRAARARALELMDTVGLDRAMAQRYPGQLSGGQQQRVGVARGLAADPNILLMDEPFGAVDPIVRAELQQELLRLQRDIGKTIVFVTHDIDEAFLLGDQVAILEHAAHVAQIGSPDDIIAAPAGGFVSTFVGADRGKRALTLRRTPHGTVVVDADGRAQGALVEGDPST, translated from the coding sequence GTGATCGAGTTCGTCGATGTGTCCAAGACGTTCCCCGACGGCACCGTCGCCGTCGACGGGTTCAGCCTCGTGATGCCGCCGCACCGCACCACCGTGCTCGTGGGATCGTCGGGGTCGGGCAAGACGACGCTGCTGCGGATGATCAACCGCATGGTGGATCCGACCGCCGGCCGTGTCGAGATCGACGGCGAGGACGTCGCCGGCCGCGACCCGGTGCAGCTGCGCCGCTCGATCGGCTACGTCATGCAGAACTCGGGTCTGCTGCCGCACTTCTCGGTCGTCGACAACATCGCCACCGTGCCGGTGCTCAGCGGCCAGACGCGCCGGGCGGCGCGGGCCCGCGCACTCGAGCTGATGGACACCGTGGGCCTCGACCGGGCGATGGCCCAGCGCTATCCCGGGCAGCTCTCGGGCGGGCAGCAGCAGCGGGTGGGCGTCGCGCGCGGTCTCGCCGCCGACCCGAACATCCTGCTCATGGACGAGCCCTTCGGAGCCGTCGACCCGATCGTCCGGGCGGAGCTGCAGCAGGAGCTGCTGCGCCTGCAGCGCGACATCGGCAAGACGATCGTGTTCGTCACGCACGACATCGACGAGGCGTTCCTGCTGGGCGATCAGGTGGCGATCCTCGAGCACGCGGCGCACGTGGCGCAGATCGGATCGCCCGACGACATCATCGCGGCGCCCGCGGGCGGGTTCGTCTCGACGTTCGTCGGCGCCGACCGCGGCAAGCGCGCGCTGACCCTTCGCCGCACGCCGCACGGCACGGTCGTCGTCGACGCCGACGGGAGGGCGCAGGGCGCTCTGGTCGAGGGGGACCCGTCGACGTGA
- a CDS encoding GNAT family N-acetyltransferase, whose amino-acid sequence MTTTAAGDPLARAWLDAPVDDAASAALSAGGLEVRRVGQDDRAAYAAWLQATARGFLDSERTDAQIDASWERAGHRRPTGVYDATGAMPEIPVGTIGSWIAQLTVPGERAVPTCAISAVTVAPTHRRRGIARAMLEGELREAAALGVPVASLTVSESTIYGRFGFAPAAAAASWRLNTKRATWTGPVPDGRVDFVSRTTARALAAAVHERVRLRTPGEVGVPAALWDSLAGTRPDAKDPGTVRAVRYADAAGEVQGVALYTVRENPDDYPASSATVTHLVAATDDAYAALWRCIVELDLIGEVRASELAVDEPLLWMISDQRAATITVSDHHYVRVLDVRGALEGRTFGAAGVVALTVEDRLGIAGGDFVLEADAEGRGIVRPGAAPEGAVTMSLGVAELSAMLLGGASVAMLAAAGRIRCSDVRAASRVFGWHRQPRLSFWY is encoded by the coding sequence ATGACGACCACCGCCGCCGGCGATCCCCTCGCACGGGCGTGGCTGGACGCCCCCGTCGATGACGCCGCGAGCGCGGCGCTGTCCGCCGGCGGCCTCGAGGTGAGGCGCGTCGGGCAGGACGACCGCGCCGCGTATGCGGCCTGGCTGCAGGCGACGGCGCGCGGGTTCCTGGACTCCGAGCGTACCGACGCGCAGATCGACGCCTCGTGGGAGCGCGCCGGGCACCGTCGGCCGACCGGCGTCTACGACGCGACCGGCGCCATGCCCGAGATCCCCGTCGGCACGATCGGATCCTGGATCGCGCAGCTGACGGTGCCCGGCGAACGGGCGGTGCCCACGTGCGCGATCTCGGCCGTCACCGTCGCACCGACCCATCGTCGCCGCGGCATCGCGCGGGCCATGCTCGAGGGCGAGCTGCGCGAGGCGGCGGCCCTCGGCGTCCCGGTGGCGTCCCTCACGGTGAGCGAGTCCACTATCTACGGGCGCTTCGGCTTCGCGCCGGCGGCGGCGGCCGCGTCATGGCGGTTGAACACCAAGCGCGCGACGTGGACCGGACCCGTCCCGGACGGCCGCGTCGACTTCGTCTCGCGCACGACGGCGCGAGCGCTCGCCGCGGCGGTGCACGAGCGCGTGCGGCTGCGCACGCCGGGAGAGGTCGGCGTGCCGGCGGCGCTGTGGGACTCGCTGGCCGGCACACGCCCCGACGCGAAGGATCCCGGGACCGTGCGCGCGGTCCGGTACGCCGACGCGGCGGGGGAGGTGCAGGGCGTCGCGCTGTACACCGTCCGCGAGAACCCCGACGACTATCCCGCGTCGTCGGCGACCGTCACCCACCTCGTCGCGGCCACCGACGACGCCTACGCCGCCCTGTGGCGCTGCATCGTCGAGCTCGACCTGATCGGCGAGGTCCGCGCGTCGGAGCTGGCGGTCGACGAGCCGCTGCTGTGGATGATCTCCGATCAGCGTGCGGCGACGATCACCGTGAGCGATCACCACTACGTGCGGGTCCTCGACGTCCGCGGCGCGCTCGAGGGCCGCACGTTCGGAGCCGCGGGCGTCGTCGCGCTCACGGTCGAGGACCGGCTCGGCATCGCCGGCGGCGACTTCGTGCTCGAGGCCGATGCCGAGGGGCGCGGCATCGTGCGCCCGGGCGCGGCGCCGGAGGGAGCCGTGACCATGAGCCTCGGGGTGGCGGAGCTGTCGGCGATGCTCCTCGGCGGCGCGTCGGTCGCGATGCTGGCGGCGGCCGGGCGCATCCGCTGCTCCGACGTCCGGGCCGCGTCGCGCGTGTTCGGCTGGCACCGTCAGCCGCGGCTGAGCTTCTGGTACTGA
- a CDS encoding 4-(cytidine 5'-diphospho)-2-C-methyl-D-erythritol kinase, which yields MTLPVASERVHVRAPGKLNVFFEVGDVHEDGYHDVASAYQAVSLYEDVWAEPSDDFTLSVSGSVDVSGVPADDRNLALRAARMVAQRIGYDGGVHLDIVKNVPVAGGMGGGSADAAAALVACDALWGGQLGSAELQRLAARLGADVPFALMGGTAIGTGRGDQLSPALAQGRFEWVMVTSDTGLSTPEVYGHLDAMRAQPDIAPPRAVPGVDPEVLQALRAGNAAALAARTRNDLQPAALSLRPDLGDVLEAGERAGALVGFVSGSGPTIAFLASDPAAALDLQVTLSAAGHVALHVHGPVAGARVLAR from the coding sequence GTGACCCTCCCCGTCGCATCCGAGCGCGTCCATGTGCGGGCGCCGGGCAAGCTCAACGTCTTCTTCGAGGTGGGGGACGTCCACGAGGACGGCTACCACGACGTGGCGTCGGCGTACCAGGCCGTGTCGCTGTACGAGGACGTGTGGGCGGAGCCCTCGGACGACTTCACGCTCTCGGTCTCGGGCAGCGTCGATGTCTCGGGCGTCCCCGCCGACGACCGGAACCTGGCGCTCCGGGCCGCGCGCATGGTCGCGCAGCGCATCGGGTACGACGGCGGCGTGCACCTCGACATCGTCAAGAACGTCCCGGTGGCCGGCGGCATGGGAGGCGGATCGGCGGATGCCGCGGCCGCGCTCGTGGCGTGCGACGCGCTGTGGGGCGGGCAGCTGGGCTCCGCGGAGCTGCAGCGCCTGGCGGCGCGGCTCGGCGCCGACGTGCCGTTCGCGCTGATGGGCGGCACGGCCATCGGCACCGGTCGCGGGGACCAGCTGAGCCCGGCCCTGGCCCAGGGACGGTTCGAGTGGGTCATGGTCACCAGCGACACGGGCCTGTCGACCCCCGAGGTCTACGGCCACCTCGACGCGATGCGCGCGCAGCCCGACATCGCGCCCCCGCGGGCGGTGCCCGGGGTCGACCCCGAGGTGCTGCAGGCCCTGCGGGCGGGCAACGCCGCGGCGCTCGCCGCCCGCACCCGCAACGACCTCCAGCCGGCTGCGCTGAGCCTGCGCCCGGACCTGGGCGACGTGCTCGAGGCCGGCGAGCGGGCCGGCGCGCTGGTCGGCTTCGTGTCGGGCTCCGGCCCCACGATCGCGTTCCTGGCGTCCGATCCCGCCGCGGCGCTCGATCTCCAGGTCACGCTGTCGGCCGCCGGCCACGTCGCCCTGCACGTCCACGGTCCCGTGGCGGGCGCGCGCGTGCTCGCGCGCTGA
- a CDS encoding aldo/keto reductase — translation MTDAPRFRSDLADIHRPYTAAADRYDATGYRQVGTSGLYLPPISLGLWWNFGDNIPFDSQRALLRHAFDRGITHFDLANNYGPPYGSAETNFGRMMREDFAPYRDELIISSKAGWDMWPGPYGDLGSRKYILASADQSLARMGLDYVDIFYSHRVDAVTPIEETIGALDTLVKQGKALYVGISSYSAERTAVAAAVARSLGTPLVIHQPAYSILNRWIEDGLTGILEKEAMGAIAFTPLAQGLLTGKYLGDGPVDRAQKRSSLPDGGISEKGRATLRSLDVIATERGQSLAQMAIQWVLREPVVASALIGASRTEQLDENLAALDGPAFTTEEIEQIDALSDGIDVDLWAESAQL, via the coding sequence ATGACCGATGCGCCGCGCTTCCGCTCCGACCTGGCTGACATCCACCGCCCGTACACCGCGGCCGCCGATCGCTACGACGCCACCGGGTACCGGCAGGTCGGCACCTCGGGCCTGTATCTGCCGCCGATCTCGCTCGGACTGTGGTGGAACTTCGGCGACAACATCCCGTTCGACAGCCAGCGCGCGCTGCTGCGCCACGCCTTCGACCGGGGCATCACCCACTTCGACCTCGCCAACAACTACGGACCGCCGTACGGGTCGGCCGAGACGAACTTCGGCCGCATGATGCGCGAGGACTTCGCGCCGTACCGCGACGAGCTCATCATCTCGTCCAAAGCCGGGTGGGACATGTGGCCGGGACCGTACGGCGACCTGGGGTCGCGCAAGTACATCCTCGCCAGCGCCGACCAGTCGCTCGCGCGCATGGGGCTGGACTACGTCGACATCTTCTACTCGCACCGCGTCGACGCCGTGACGCCGATCGAGGAGACCATCGGGGCCCTCGACACGCTCGTGAAGCAGGGCAAGGCCCTGTACGTGGGCATCTCGTCGTACAGCGCGGAGCGCACGGCGGTCGCGGCCGCGGTCGCACGGTCGCTCGGCACGCCGCTGGTGATCCACCAGCCGGCGTACTCGATCCTCAACCGGTGGATCGAGGACGGGCTGACCGGCATCCTCGAGAAGGAGGCGATGGGCGCCATCGCCTTCACCCCGCTCGCGCAGGGGCTCCTCACCGGCAAGTACCTCGGCGACGGCCCCGTCGACCGTGCGCAGAAGCGCAGCTCGCTGCCCGACGGCGGGATCAGCGAGAAGGGGCGGGCGACGCTGCGCTCGCTCGACGTCATCGCGACCGAGCGCGGGCAGTCGCTCGCGCAGATGGCGATCCAGTGGGTGCTGCGCGAGCCCGTGGTCGCCTCGGCGCTCATCGGCGCCTCGCGCACCGAGCAGCTCGACGAGAACCTGGCGGCGCTGGACGGACCCGCCTTCACCACCGAGGAGATCGAGCAGATCGACGCGCTCTCGGACGGCATCGACGTCGACCTGTGGGCGGAGTCGGCGCAGCTGTGA
- a CDS encoding stealth conserved region 3 domain-containing protein, with product MPALSALPPLPAPSIGLLDRDDVVLERGMLHLVHRSITPDDARIADLLLVAAALEDAGVEPLLIRQDLRRPALAVDIDAAPAALAALSAVAATEPLYAKAKNRAAVLAPDARVPDGKPTTIRFFRPRITAEGGLRYGASAGARVEFWRFGDDAVDAPSANAVLRKSTPVADIAFDRVERYGRTWRTVAGMFDPQPDEFTGEVDLVFSWVDGSSSEFQRQRAAQMAEYVVGEGDEGAARYRHVDELRYALRSVHMHAPWVRRIFIATDSPAPSWLADHPKVTIVRSEEFFADPSVLPTHNSHAVEAQLHRIPGIAEHFLYSNDDMFFGRAVEPELFFTSAGVTKFVECGVRIGAGEPATHRSGHDNGLRVNRGLLRERFGRSIVRDLEHCATPLRRSVMAELEETFAEDFARTAASRFRSATDISVTNSLYHYYALMTGRAVATRRPRVEYVQTTLANSLRRMERLAERTDVDMFCLNDGGSSEVPEELRVPALRATLERMFPVRAPWEKAEVSEEVRRARSAHPAGRG from the coding sequence ATGCCCGCACTGTCCGCTCTGCCCCCGCTCCCGGCGCCGTCGATCGGACTGCTCGATCGCGACGACGTCGTGCTCGAGCGCGGCATGCTGCACCTGGTGCACCGGTCGATCACTCCCGACGACGCCCGCATCGCCGATCTGCTGCTGGTCGCGGCGGCGCTCGAGGACGCCGGCGTCGAGCCGCTGCTGATCCGCCAGGACCTCCGGCGCCCCGCCCTCGCGGTCGACATCGACGCCGCCCCGGCGGCCCTCGCGGCGCTGTCGGCCGTCGCCGCGACCGAGCCGCTGTACGCCAAGGCCAAGAACCGGGCCGCCGTCCTCGCGCCGGACGCACGCGTGCCCGACGGCAAGCCGACGACGATCCGCTTCTTCCGGCCGCGCATCACCGCCGAGGGCGGCCTGCGCTACGGCGCGTCGGCCGGGGCGCGCGTGGAATTCTGGCGCTTCGGCGACGACGCCGTCGACGCCCCGTCGGCCAACGCGGTGCTGCGCAAGAGCACGCCGGTCGCCGACATCGCGTTCGACCGCGTCGAGCGCTACGGTCGCACCTGGCGCACCGTGGCGGGCATGTTCGATCCCCAGCCGGACGAGTTCACCGGCGAGGTCGATCTCGTGTTCTCGTGGGTGGACGGCTCCTCGAGCGAGTTCCAGCGCCAGCGCGCGGCGCAGATGGCCGAGTACGTCGTCGGCGAGGGCGACGAGGGCGCGGCCCGCTACCGGCACGTGGACGAGCTGCGCTACGCGCTGCGCAGCGTCCACATGCACGCGCCGTGGGTGCGGCGCATCTTCATCGCCACCGACTCCCCCGCGCCGTCCTGGCTGGCCGACCACCCGAAGGTGACGATCGTGCGCAGCGAGGAGTTCTTCGCCGACCCGAGCGTCCTTCCCACGCACAACTCGCACGCGGTCGAGGCGCAGCTGCACCGCATCCCGGGCATCGCCGAGCACTTCCTGTATTCCAACGACGACATGTTCTTCGGCCGCGCCGTCGAGCCGGAGCTGTTCTTCACGTCGGCCGGCGTCACGAAGTTCGTCGAATGCGGCGTGCGCATCGGCGCGGGTGAGCCGGCGACCCACCGCAGCGGTCACGACAACGGCCTGCGGGTGAACCGCGGGCTGCTGCGCGAGCGCTTCGGCCGTTCGATCGTGCGCGACCTCGAACACTGCGCGACGCCGCTGCGCCGCAGTGTCATGGCCGAGCTCGAGGAGACCTTCGCCGAGGACTTCGCGCGCACGGCCGCCTCGCGCTTCCGCAGCGCCACCGACATCTCGGTGACCAACAGCCTGTATCACTACTACGCGCTGATGACCGGTCGCGCGGTGGCGACGCGGCGCCCCCGTGTCGAGTACGTCCAGACCACGCTGGCCAACTCGCTGCGGCGCATGGAGCGTCTGGCCGAGCGCACGGACGTGGACATGTTCTGCCTCAACGACGGCGGCTCGAGCGAAGTGCCCGAGGAGCTGCGCGTGCCGGCGCTGCGCGCGACCCTGGAGCGGATGTTCCCGGTGCGGGCCCCGTGGGAGAAGGCCGAGGTCAGCGAAGAAGTGCGCCGTGCACGCTCGGCGCATCCCGCCGGGCGGGGCTGA
- a CDS encoding phosphodiesterase, which yields MRTAEYPAPERVLLHISDTHLRADSRLFDLVDGAERLERALRAIEGTGIRPDAVVFTGDLADLGEARAYADLRDLVEPFAERLGTRVFWVMGNHDDRAAFRAELLDDPSADMRPVDRVDELDGLRLITLDSTVPGEHHGQLRDEQLEWLGEVLATPAPLGTILAMHHPPVPSVLPLAASVELRDQRRLARVLRGTDVRAIIAGHLHYSTFATFAGIPVSVASSTCYAQDLTVPTGGTRPQDGAQAFNLVHLYDDTVVHSVVPVDVPHTLEYIAPDEALRRLRAAGVAELSPARRDAPSVHGALLR from the coding sequence ATGCGGACCGCCGAGTATCCGGCCCCGGAGCGCGTGCTGCTGCACATCAGCGACACCCACCTGCGCGCCGACTCGCGCCTGTTCGACCTCGTCGACGGCGCCGAGCGGCTCGAGCGCGCGCTGCGGGCGATCGAGGGCACCGGCATCCGCCCCGACGCGGTCGTGTTCACCGGCGACCTGGCCGACCTCGGCGAGGCGCGCGCCTACGCCGACCTGCGCGACCTCGTCGAGCCGTTCGCCGAGCGCCTCGGCACGCGCGTGTTCTGGGTGATGGGGAACCACGACGACCGCGCGGCGTTCCGCGCCGAGCTGCTCGACGACCCGTCCGCCGACATGCGTCCGGTCGACCGCGTCGACGAGCTGGACGGCCTGCGCCTGATCACCCTCGACTCGACGGTTCCCGGCGAGCATCACGGACAGCTGCGGGATGAGCAGCTGGAGTGGCTCGGCGAGGTCCTGGCGACGCCTGCGCCGCTGGGGACCATCCTCGCGATGCACCACCCGCCAGTCCCGAGCGTGCTGCCGCTGGCGGCGAGCGTCGAGCTGCGCGACCAGCGCCGGCTCGCGCGCGTGCTGCGCGGCACCGACGTGCGCGCCATCATCGCCGGCCACCTGCACTACTCGACGTTCGCGACGTTCGCGGGCATCCCGGTGTCGGTGGCCTCGTCGACCTGCTACGCGCAGGACCTCACGGTCCCCACCGGCGGCACGCGCCCGCAGGACGGCGCGCAGGCCTTCAACCTCGTGCACCTGTACGACGACACCGTCGTGCACTCGGTCGTGCCCGTCGACGTGCCGCACACGCTCGAGTACATCGCCCCGGACGAGGCGCTGCGGCGCCTGCGCGCCGCCGGGGTGGCCGAGCTCAGCCCCGCCCGGCGGGATGCGCCGAGCGTGCACGGCGCACTTCTTCGCTGA
- the rsmA gene encoding 16S rRNA (adenine(1518)-N(6)/adenine(1519)-N(6))-dimethyltransferase RsmA yields the protein MSVSLLGAAEIRALAAELDVTPTKKLGQNFVVDANTVRKIVHVADVRAGERVVEVGPGLGSLTLAILETGASVTAVEIDHRLAERLPATAAAHGVPDDALRVVDADALRVRELPGDPTVLVANLPYNVSVPVLLHFLETFPGLQRGVVMVQSEVGERLAAPPGSKVYGAPSVKAAWYGPWRLAGTVSRHVFWPVPNVDSVLVAFERDAEPRGDEALRRRTFTIVDAAFQQRRKMLRQALAATLGGTAAQASELLERAGVAPTARGEELSVEDFVRIAVTAG from the coding sequence ATGTCCGTGTCTCTCCTCGGCGCCGCCGAGATCCGCGCCCTCGCCGCCGAACTCGACGTCACCCCGACCAAGAAGCTGGGGCAGAACTTCGTCGTCGACGCGAACACGGTCCGCAAGATCGTCCACGTCGCGGACGTCCGCGCGGGCGAGCGTGTCGTCGAGGTCGGGCCCGGGCTCGGGTCGCTGACGCTGGCGATCCTCGAGACCGGCGCGAGCGTGACCGCCGTGGAGATCGATCACCGCCTGGCCGAGCGGCTGCCCGCCACCGCCGCCGCCCACGGCGTGCCGGATGACGCCCTCAGGGTCGTGGACGCCGATGCGCTGCGCGTGAGGGAGCTTCCCGGCGACCCGACGGTGCTGGTGGCGAACCTGCCCTACAACGTCAGCGTCCCGGTCCTGCTGCACTTCCTCGAGACGTTCCCGGGGCTTCAGCGCGGCGTCGTCATGGTGCAGTCCGAGGTCGGGGAGCGCCTGGCGGCCCCGCCCGGATCCAAGGTCTACGGCGCCCCGAGCGTCAAGGCCGCGTGGTACGGCCCGTGGCGCCTGGCGGGCACCGTGTCGCGGCACGTCTTCTGGCCGGTCCCCAACGTCGACAGCGTGCTGGTCGCCTTCGAGCGCGACGCCGAGCCGCGCGGCGACGAGGCGCTGCGGCGCCGCACCTTCACGATCGTGGACGCGGCGTTCCAGCAGCGGCGCAAGATGCTGCGACAGGCGCTCGCCGCGACCCTCGGCGGCACGGCCGCCCAGGCGTCCGAGCTGCTCGAGCGGGCTGGTGTCGCGCCCACCGCGCGCGGTGAGGAGCTGTCGGTCGAGGACTTCGTGCGCATCGCCGTCACCGCCGGCTGA